The genomic DNA GCACCTGGGCCAGATTGGCGAAGATGTACCAGAACAGGTGGATCCGCAGGCCCCACCTCATGGCCTTCTCACTTTTGTGCATTTTCCCTCCCACGGATCGACGGATCGATGCGCTTGCGATGTGCAGCGGTGCTATCGCGGGAGCGTCTGTTCCTGCGCGGCTGTTTCGATGAGGGCCACCGTCGCGCCCGGTCGGGAGACGAACACCATGTGCGAGGCACCCTCGACCGCCTGGGTCTTCGCGCCGGAGCGCTGGGCCATGAACTCCTGCGTCACCGGCGGGATGATCTTGTCAGCGCCGCTGATCAGGTTGTAGCTCGGGATCGCGTGCCACGCCTGCGGACCTGTGGCGGGCTCACCGAGGGCGGCGCCGGTGGCCGGACGTTGCGTGATCGAGTAGAGGGCGGCTTCCTCCGCGGAAACGTCGGCCGCGAAATGAGGATGGAAGACCTTGGGGTCGATGTAGAGGTCCACCTGTCCGTCGGGCAGCGGCACGGGCTTCAGGGACTCGCCCACCGTGCTGCCCGGGAACTTCTCGACCAGTGCTTGCGCGCTCTCGCCCGTCTCCGGCACGAACGC from Streptomyces sp. NBC_01478 includes the following:
- a CDS encoding alpha/beta fold hydrolase, translating into MVSENPTIVLVHGAFADSSGFNAVVKRLVADGYPVVAAPNPLRGLTFDAANVKALLDSIEGPIVLVGHSYGGAVISTAAEGNANVKALVYLAAFVPETGESAQALVEKFPGSTVGESLKPVPLPDGQVDLYIDPKVFHPHFAADVSAEEAALYSITQRPATGAALGEPATGPQAWHAIPSYNLISGADKIIPPVTQEFMAQRSGAKTQAVEGASHMVFVSRPGATVALIETAAQEQTLPR